CTCCCTTTCATCCCGTGTATTATAATTGTATCATAAAAGGCCTATTATTTCTATTTTATCATATACTTATATAACAATATATACGGACAAGATATACCCGGCAGTCGTAACTGTTATAGAGTCCGCTTCAATACCCGGCACCAACTCTTCTGCACACAGCGGTTTCAAATCTTAATCAAGTTATCCCCGGTATCAGTAAAAAACAACACCTTGCCCGAGCTTTGCAAGGCGTTGTTTTTCATATAATAACTTACTGTAATAATTTACTGTAGAAAATGCTCCTGCTGCTGCTCCCGGTAAGGTTGCTGTACGGGGAAAGGACGGTACGGACGGGCAAGGGATTCGGCCTGGGTGATCCGGTGTGCAGTTAAGAAGCCGTCGCTGATGGCGTGATTCAGTTTGCGCGGCTGCTTGGCGTCACCGACAACAAACACCCGCATGCCACGCTGCCTTAGTTCCTCTGCCAGGTGGTTTAGCGGCTGTGCCCCCACCGACAATACCACGTGGGTACAGGGAAGCCAGTGTTCCCGCCAATCACGGTCCACCGCCACCACACCGTCGGGCTTGATTTCCCGCACATTAAAACCGGTGATGGTATGCACGCCGGATTTACGCAGTTCATCCAAAAGTGCATGCCGGGAGATGGGCTCGGTATCCACAGCCAGTTCATCAATCATTTCCACCACGGTTACATCAATCCCGCGGTGTTTCAAATAGAGCGCGGTTTCACAGCCTACACTGCCGCCGCCTACCACAACCACCCGGTTACCAACTTCATATCTTCCGGCCAGCAATTCCCAGGCCGTGGTAACAGTGGGGTTATGAACGCCCGGTATATCCGGTATCAAAGGAGCGGCCCCCGTGGCCACGATGGTGGCATCCACATTCATGCCGGAAAGCATATCTGCGTTGACCTCGGTGTTTAAATGCACTTCCACACCCAGCTTGTGGATTTGGGTTTTCAGGTAGTCGATGGACCATCTTATTTTATCTTTGCCCGGTGGTACACAGGCCAATAATATTTGACCGCCCAGTTCAGGCTGTCTTTCAAACAGCGACACCCGGTGTCCCGCAGTGGCCAGTACCCGGGCCGCCTCCATACCGGCGGGTCCCCCACCCGCTATGGCAAAATGCATGGGGGAAAGGGTGGAAGTAATCTGTGGATACTCCAACTCCCGGCCAGCCACCGGGTTTACCGTGCAGCGCAGGTGAAGGTTTTTAAATACCCGCTCGCCAATGCACCAAATATTACAGGTAATACACTTTCTGATATCTTCGGTTCGTCCTTCCAGTGCTTTAAAGGGCCATTCGGGGTCGGCAATGAGGGTGCGCCCCAGGGCCACAAAATCAGCCCGCCCATCGGCAATAATACCCTCGGCCACCTCGGGAGTGCGAATGACTCCCACGGTAATTACAGGTATGTGTACTTCCCTTTTGATATTTTCCGCCAAATAAACCCGCCAGCCCTCGGCATAACTCATGGGCTCCAATATGGTGTTCATAGAGGCATAAACACCGGAGGAGATATCCAGGGCATCCACCCCGGCATCCTGCAGCATGCGGGCTATTTGTTTGGCCTCGTCAAGGTGGACACCGCCTTCCACGAATTCATCGGCGCTCATGCGAAATACCACGGGAAAGTTACTGCCCAGCTCATTCTTAATACCCCGTACAATCTCCAGCGGAAAGCGCATCCGGCCGTTCAAATCACCACCGTAAAGGTCGGAGCGACGGTTACTGAAGGGAGACATAAACTGGCCGATCAGGTAGCCATGGGCGCCATGCAGTTCCACACCGTCGTAACCCGCATTACGCGCGCGGGCGGCCGCCCTGATGAACATTTCCACGAGGTCCTGTATTTCCTCAACGGTCAGTTCCCTGGGCAGTACCTGCAAGTGCGGGTCCGGTATGGCGGAAGGTGCCACCGGCTGTAAACCAAAAGTGGATTCAGGGGTGGTCTGGCGCCCGGCATGATGCAACTGGGTGATTATCTTGGCACCGTGCTCCTTAACCGCCTCCACCAGCTCGTTATGCCCGGCTATATACGAGTCGTCGGATATACACAACTCGTTGGCAATGGCATTGCCCTGGGGTGCATCCACACAGTTTATTTCGGTAATGATTAACCCGACGCCCCCCTTGGCCCGCTCCCGGTAATAATGGATCATGGCCGGGGTAACAGCACCGTTTTCATTGGCCAGGTTGGTACCCATGGCAGGCATTACCGTACGGTTACGAATGCGCATCTGGCCGATTTGGCCTTCCCTAAATAAATTGGGAAATCTCAATTTATATTCCTCCTCTCACATGTTTGATGGTAGTATTTATAGTTGGAGGAATATTTAATCAC
The Desulfallas thermosapovorans DSM 6562 DNA segment above includes these coding regions:
- a CDS encoding FAD-dependent oxidoreductase, with protein sequence MRFPNLFREGQIGQMRIRNRTVMPAMGTNLANENGAVTPAMIHYYRERAKGGVGLIITEINCVDAPQGNAIANELCISDDSYIAGHNELVEAVKEHGAKIITQLHHAGRQTTPESTFGLQPVAPSAIPDPHLQVLPRELTVEEIQDLVEMFIRAAARARNAGYDGVELHGAHGYLIGQFMSPFSNRRSDLYGGDLNGRMRFPLEIVRGIKNELGSNFPVVFRMSADEFVEGGVHLDEAKQIARMLQDAGVDALDISSGVYASMNTILEPMSYAEGWRVYLAENIKREVHIPVITVGVIRTPEVAEGIIADGRADFVALGRTLIADPEWPFKALEGRTEDIRKCITCNIWCIGERVFKNLHLRCTVNPVAGRELEYPQITSTLSPMHFAIAGGGPAGMEAARVLATAGHRVSLFERQPELGGQILLACVPPGKDKIRWSIDYLKTQIHKLGVEVHLNTEVNADMLSGMNVDATIVATGAAPLIPDIPGVHNPTVTTAWELLAGRYEVGNRVVVVGGGSVGCETALYLKHRGIDVTVVEMIDELAVDTEPISRHALLDELRKSGVHTITGFNVREIKPDGVVAVDRDWREHWLPCTHVVLSVGAQPLNHLAEELRQRGMRVFVVGDAKQPRKLNHAISDGFLTAHRITQAESLARPYRPFPVQQPYREQQQEHFLQ